One genomic region from Lytechinus pictus isolate F3 Inbred unplaced genomic scaffold, Lp3.0 scaffold_26, whole genome shotgun sequence encodes:
- the LOC135158039 gene encoding NACHT, LRR and PYD domains-containing protein 12-like, protein MMETLTEEKLIDLAEAVGDHKNVLKFGLKLEFKKSEVSTYISTNRRNDSFEGTTSMLFDWKRKTRRANQIPDITKALEDAGFAELVDDFFPSGGDVSQETATTSIASTSTGAADMSALPHTVSEKELLMLSMEIGPTYYKRVGINLNISIVTLENIKERSRDNCDALMTVFTRWRDKQLPDTNIRAHLAEALQKSGLVSLSQKLIPIDLLGTGASMPASQTQPLTPDLVERCRKELQSHYRRYFCKIRADSLNPRSLAPCKDIYTHLVLEEEDYRNKKRSLEYKDLFKLEINGEFPNRIIIQGEAGAGKTTLCAKIAWDWIDGSPDVPKFVWVLVIPLREVKRYTIGQIVKSYLSKDNPATACQITEYIRSNPEKVFIACDGLDEFSGKVVQHSETKQELEGAQPEPDDQPDARATSKRPKLMGHMSSRTPIAPLMPRGSISDGSESTSEEDDISLVHILRSDELSNCPVMVTSRPWKANEIKWDLNLMKLYAFIHVEGFSKKNVEVYVHKYFKDNTVTADQLIQMIKGNNIISEYMAPYPIYISMLCLMWRGLDDKKKELFKTIRTFSQLFHEMFEFLNVHYVQKEIQDLRSPSFNDHRSKIEKLMEPVAKLAFAGLQSNNLIFNEEDLEQYSDSVKTACKVGVLSQENKLSSIHDKSRPFLQSTFFFPHKLFQEYMAAVYLASLYDSDRNEFNRLIEEVVIPRKEEFRYLLYFTVSQNKNIAKYTTKCLLQQYIQSQDRKEMNFLVDVTFESQDEDTNAMLQNSVSSLSIDVKDTHTIAGYASTGIYSKAINMMVGAIRYTSYGPGISNEVARMICSASSLRDVRLKASFHPSFYETLAKEGRKAAVHTLEIWNNKPLSSASSHHLVEALCSLPNLTNLILRRVCDKEEFCSHLNEKASTLKVHTLKIQSYEPLSSASSHHLVEALCSLPNLTNLTLDGVCDKEFCSHLNEKASTLKVHTLQIEIYTPLSSASSHHLVEALCSLPNLTNLILRGVWDQEFCSHLNEKASTLKGSFPQIRKGNFIFNGKPQKDLQSFLQAVSDEIR, encoded by the exons atGTCTCACAAGAAACTGCAACAACTTCAATAGCATCAACTTCAACAGGAGCAGCAGACATGTCAGCATTACCACA TACCGTCAGTGAGAAAGAACTTTTGATGTTGTCAATGGAAATTGGACCTACTTACTACAAGAGAGTGGGCATTAACCTGAATATCTCCATTGTAACCCTTGAAAATATCAAGGAGCGTAGCCGAGATAACTGCGATGCTTTGATGACAGTATTCACAAGATGGAGAGATAAACAGCTTCCAGACACAAACATCAGGGCTCATCTTGCAGAGGCTTTACAAAAGAGTGGTCTAGTGTCTCTGTCTCAGAAACTGATTCCTATAGATCTATTAGGGACag GTGCATCAATGCCAGCATCACAGACCCAACCACTCACTCCTGACCTGGTTGAAAGATGTAGAAAGGAGCTTCAATCCCATTACAGAAGATATTTCTGTAAGATAAGAGCTGATAGTCTTAATCCACGTTCCCTTGCGCCGTGTAAAGACATATATACACACCTTGTTTTGGAAGAAGAAGATTATCGCAATAAGAAGCGATCACTCGAATATAAGGATCTCTTCAAACTTGAAATTAATGGAGAGTTTCCAAATCGGATCATCATTCAGGGAGAAGCAGGGGCTGGAAAGACGACACTCTGCGCAAAGATTGCCTGGGACTGGATAGACGGTAGTCCTGATGTTCCTAAGTTTGTATGGGTACTTGTAATCCCTCTTCGTGAAGTCAAGCGATATACAATTGGTCAGATAGTCAAGTCTTATCTCTCAAAGGACAACCCAGCAACAGCCTGTCAGATCACAGAGTACATCCGTTCAAATCCAGAAAAGGTATTCATTGCCTGTGATGGTTTAGATGAGTTTAGTGGCAAGGTTGTACAGCACTCTGAAACCAAACAAGAATTAGAAGGTGCTCAGCCAGAGCCTGATGATCAACCAGATGCAAGAGCAACATCAAAGCGACCAAAGTTAATGGGGCATATGTCCTCACGTACACCAATTGCCCCATTGATGCCAAGAGGCAGCATCTCAGATGGAAGTGAAAGCACTTCTGAAGAAGATGATATCTCTCTAGTACATATCCTTCGTTCAGATGAACTCAGCAATTGCCCAGTGATGGTGACCAGTCGTCCATGGAAGGCCAATGAGATAAAGTGGGATCTCAATCTAATGAAACTGTATGCTTTCATTCATGTGGAAGGCTTTAGTAAGAAGAATGTGGAGGTTTACGTTCACAAGTACTTTAAAGACAATACAGTCACAGCAGATCAGCTTATTCAAATGATCAAAGGGAATAACATCATATCAGAGTATATGGCACCCTAtcctatctatatatctatgcTCTGTCTTATGTGGAGAGGACTtgatgacaaaaagaaagaattgtttAAAACCATTCGAACATTCTctcaattatttcatgagatgtTTGAATTCTTAAACGTGCATTATGTCCAAAAAGAGATCCAAGATCTAAGGAGTCCATCATTTAATGACCATCGctctaaaattgaaaaactcATGGAACCCGTTGCCAAATTGGCATTTGCTGGACTGCAATCGAACAACCTTATTTTCAATGAAGAAGATCTTGAACAGTACTCAGACTCTGTGAAAACAGCATGCAAAGTAGGAGTGTTGTCACAGGAGAATAAGCTCTCATCCATTCATGATAAGAGCAGACCGTTCCTGCAGTCAACATTCTTCTTTCCTCATAAACTATTCCAGGAGTACATGGCTGCAGTCTATCTTGCTTCTCTCTATGATTCAGATCGCAATGAATTTAACAGGCTGATTGAGGAAGTAGTGATCCCTAGGAAGGAAGAGTTTAGGTATCTCCTGTACTTCACTGTGTCTCAGAACAAAAACATTGCCAAGTATACCACAAAATGTCTGTTACAACAGTACATCCAAAGCCAAGATAGGAAGGAGATGAATTTCTTGGTTGATGTAACCTTTGAGAGTCAGGATGAAGATACCAACGCCATGCTTCAGAATTCAGTGTCATCTCTGTCCATTGATGTAAAAGACACACATACTATAGCTGGTTATGCATCCACTGGGATATATTCAAAGGCG ATCAATATGATGGTTGGTGCTATTAGATATACTAGCTACGGACCAGGTATATCAAATGAAGTTGCAAGGATGATATGCTCAGCATCATCACTAAGGGATGTTAGACTGAAAGCAAGCTTTCACCCTTCCTTCTATGAAACTCTTGccaaagaaggaaggaaagccGCA gtccatactcTTGAGATTTGGAATAATAAGCCTCTATCATCAGCCTCTTCACATCACCTAGTAGAAGCTTTATGCTCCCTACCTAACCTGACTAACCTGATACTGAGAAGAGTTTGTGACAAGGAGGAGTTCTGTTCTCATCTGAATGAGAAGGCTTCAACCTTGAAG gtccatactcTTAAGATTCAGAGTTATGAGCCTCTATCATCAGCCTCTTCACATCACCTAGTAGAAGCTTTATGCTCCCTACCTAACCTGACTAACCTGACACTAGATGGAGTTTGTGACAAGGAGTTCTGTTCTCATCTGAATGAGAAGGCTTCAACCTTGAAG gtccatactcTTCAGATTGAGATTTATACGCCTCTATCATCAGCCTCTTCACATCACCTAGTAGAAGCTTTATGCTCCCTACCTAACCTGACTAACCTGATACTGAGAGGAGTTTGGGACCAGGAGTTCTGTTCTCATCTGAATGAGAAGGCTTCAACCTTGAAG GGTTCTTTCCCTCAGATCAGAAAAGGAAATTTCATATTCAATGGAAAGCCTCAGAAGGATCTTCAATCATTCCTACAAGCAGTCAGTGACGAGATACGGTAG